A single Chiloscyllium punctatum isolate Juve2018m chromosome 26, sChiPun1.3, whole genome shotgun sequence DNA region contains:
- the LOC140496198 gene encoding C-C motif chemokine 18-like: MKAYLLVGLLLLAMVWIRASHSAVIHSTLLPEEGHTDSSKAMPDCSPPGVLFKTTGGLEICVDPKELWMQKALDILKKRFRQR, from the exons ATGAAAGCTTACCTTCTTGTTGGGCTCCTTCTCCTGGCCATGGTCTggatcagggccagtcactctgcaG TGATTCACAGCACTCTTCTCCCTGAAGAAGGACACACTGATAGCTCCAAAGCAATGCCAGACTGCTCACCCCCTGGTGTCCT CTTCAAGACAACAGGGGGTTTGGAGATCTGTGTTGACCCGAAGGAACTGTGGATGCAAAAAGCGCTGGACATTCTGAAGAAACGGTTTCGACAGCGTTAG
- the LOC140453138 gene encoding C-C motif chemokine 3-like, protein MRTALCVAAVVVGALAICSIQDGVAAAPAGSVTVDCCENFKTTRIPHKRLVSFTRTVGCSTPSIIFTNRRKMRICTRASEKWVQDAVAFLEKKLGI, encoded by the exons ATGAGGACAGCACTGTGTGTAGCTGCCGTTGTGGTAGGAGCACTGGCAATCTGCTCAATCCAGGATGGTGTGGCTGCCGCTCCAG CTGGCTCTGTGACTGTCGATTGCTGTGAGAACTTTAAGACCACTCGCATTCCTCATAAACGACTCGTAAGCTTCACCAGGACAGTTGGCTGCTCCACCCCCTCCATCAT CTTCACAAATAGGAGGAAGATGAGAATTTGTACGAGAGCGAGTGAGAAATGGGTTCAAGATGCAGTGGCATTTCTGGAGAAGAAACTGGGGATTTAA